The Hermetia illucens chromosome 2, iHerIll2.2.curated.20191125, whole genome shotgun sequence genomic interval cgagagaagaatcctccgaagaatttttggcctacatgagggtggacgattccgtagcatacttaacgacgaaatctatgagcgataccctgaccgtcaggttgtggataaaatccggcttaataggttacggtgggcagatcattcaatccgtatggatgaggatgagccagtccgaaaagcctataagggcaatatctatggtagaaaaagaagaagaggcagaccctgcctgaaatggagcgatggcgtaggccagaacaccagacagcttttaggaatatcgaattggtggacctcaacaCAAAACtgcaatgtctggagttccttattaaggcaggtctagattggatactggttgttgcgccgttgatgatgatgatgctgatcgTTTAAGGTAATTAAGTATCGATGAGGTTCTTAGTTTCGCCATCGACGCAATATACGAGGGAGCGAACAAGACGACATGCTCGATTTAATTATAGAGGAATATGTGGGGCGTATCCAAGAGATCTATCcgaacaaatactggaatacaagcacAGGAAAATGATAGAAGACATAACATTCAACAAACATGGTGAGGTTATATACAGAAAAAATGAcaaaatatttagaattttcaaACACGGTACAATCAAAAATATGCAGTTAtcagaaattgatgaagagatcGAGGACGATCCTTCTCACCCGGCGGGCAGGGAAATCGATTAAAACCCTCTTCAGCTTGTTCCCGAAATCGATGAGAACCTTCCTGAACTTGTTCCCGAAATCTACGAAAATCCTCTTGAAGTCTTTCCGGAAATAGATTAATTCAGACTCATCCGAAATAGATAATGGGGAAGATTTTGACCCTGAAATAACTGAAACTACTTTTTGGGAGGAAAACATTACCACAAATCCCTTTCAGCGAATGAGGGCAAGACGATACTTTGAATAAGACGCTACGAATTCTAAAACAAATGAGAGAGCATGCGAAACAATTTAATGGGAAAACCAAAGAAAAGCAGAAAGAACGATCTGATGATAGGAAAACAAGTGCTAATTTGCCAAAAAGCCCGTAAGGATAGCACCTAAAAATGATTTGGCCCTTTTAAAATTCTAAGTGTTACCCAAAACATAATACAAACTTTCATTTTAAGCTGGCTCATGCAGTACTGCTCTTCCCTCAACAATGTGTGGGAGGATGCGCGTCTAATCCTGAAAAGAGTCTCTGAGCTGACACCGTTAAAAaaatgcttcctctggcttccagaacaagagcggaatggtgctggggttctggaatAACTTGAtgtgcagaataacctcaacacctccacctggatgctgctaggcagtaaaacaggagagagagccgataggccgggaacttttctcactatcggcgttcccgaacccgatgttaagaaggttcgtgAACAATTGGGCTGCTGGCCCTACTACGAGCTAGATactgtcacgttacaagtgtcggctcctaaaaccattcaaggggacgtgcagccctcgaCATCTTTCCCAAATaatgcacttatcagtcgtcgggtcaatagctgcaagacatttatgtaCCTCATGCAAAAACCGTGaattgttggtggggtagtccaACATCTTGACCTGTTGagtgccaatggaagtgatcggtCCCGCTCCAGCATGGTAGTCTTAAAAGACtttcaggctaatttggttagctttcgaagaaagctgtccactcaagatgccaaagaagggtaaaacaccatggtagaGCTCAGAGTTGGAAAAACAgagaagaacgacaaggatgcttctTAATCGCGCTCTGAAATGTGATTCagccgctagctggaatcgctataaaagGGCACAGAAGGCtccaaagaagagcataaaatcggctaaacgatcgtcatggagacgcttttgcgaagagactaactctcttgaggcaacctcaaagctgaagcggattcttgtTAAAGAACATGAACAGCAtgaagctgggttatttacgtttactgaACGGGAGGtatacagaaagcgatgaagaaactgcaatccatttgcttgaagtgcacttcccaggtagCATCCAAAATCGAATCTCGGagccgacaggtgcatacagctctcaaccgagagactggaatttggcatgcaaagtagtatcagtagagcgagtaaaatgggcatttaactcgttccataaatacaagtctgcaggtccggatggcatcattcctccgctagtaatagagggagtggatgccctgggtctacatattcagaatatatattGTGCATGCCTAGCGCACATATTCCAATTAATTGGCGTCATGTGAAGATGATATTTATTACCAAACAAGGGTAACCTCCCTACACAGATGAAAAAAGCTTccgactggactagttatgttcactagaaacgtcaggtggggcagctatacattACCTTAGCGGGGACGGAAATCtaactggcacaaacagtcaagtatttattcgactccaaattaacgtggaagcaccatattcaggaacaatattagaaatcttgcagattgctctggtgctgtaggaatgcgataggtaaggcctgggaactttcaccaaaacagatacactggatgtatacattcataataaaatcaattttgatgtatgcatcgtTTAGTGGCCGAGACAGAACTTTGCTAAGagtaggaagctgctaacgcagattcagaggcttgttcgcctaagtattactggagcaatgagtactacgccgactgcggcacttgaagctctcctaaatctaccctccattcacttggaggtgaaacggaaagcagggaaagacgcatatagactcgataccattggagcgtggaaaggcggctaatcatacggtcatgcgtctatctggaaactccttgacaaacatcacgTAGCTCTCTGACCTATCAAGCCGACAgaacgaaacattcttgatgttgctgccggggcactctatcattgctggtaatgaggaggctcgCCGAgcgtctggatccacaatggtggggtcagaaccaggttttggaatccggccatccactgtcaagtctactctgaaaggtgaaattgcaaggattcacgcagccgagtggagaaatttgcactctttccggcaggcgaaaatcctcgtGAAAGAACCTAGGGTCGCCAGAGCAGCATTGttcttgtcccttaagaaggggGACATGAAATCCTTACTAGGGATTTTACCGGGATACTGGCTCCTaaattaccatatggaaaagattgaggcGGTGGTTTCgtctatgtgcagccaatgtgatgaggaggagacggccctacactttttatgcagctgtccggcttcctcagacgaagacaccttggcaaggtttttttcaatgaagaatctgcacactctctgctaaAGTCTGCGAACAAAGTAtttgggaagccattgaatgagtgctcggagctgtggctgccccagtaaactaaactaaaactttaTTTTAAGGGAAGAGATGTTAGGCGCATGAATTACCACTGTGGGAAAATTAGGTTGTACCATCATCCCATAAcaaagaatcataaacattgaGTTTCTCATTTACCACTTATCATTACCATTCAATTTTCATCACCGTTGGGTTCATTATCATCGGTATATTTGTCACGATTCTATTATTCCTCGGTCGTTAACGAAATTGATGGTGGTTGATTGGATAAGTTCCGTCGTTTCTGATGCGATCTGGACCGCCAGATGATTAGCTGGATTAGATATTAGTTGCCGACCGAGGAATAATAGAAGCGTCACAAACATTCCAAACAAACATGATAATGATAACAATTCCGCAGTGATGGGGGCTATCAAAAAGTTAAATTCTTAGATCTGCATTTTTCCACAAACTAAATGTAGCCtatatcattttttttaaaacgattcacatttaattaaataaacttaccaGTGATAACCAGGTTTCCGATATAATGCGTTGCCTTCTGAAGCAATTCTCCTTGTGGCGTCAGAATGAATGCAAGAAAATGAGATCCTTTAGATGCTACTGCAACAATTTGGTTGTTGTCCTTGTCGTAGTGGACTTCTACACAATGGAATGCCATTTTATCCTTCACTCCCCAAAGCGTCGCTACTTCTTTGAGTTCCGAAACACCAACCCTTCGGAACACTTTGCATACACCTGCTATCGACGcagaaaacaaaaattcattttcattttgatcCCCAAATGAAAAGTATTTGAGGAAATTCAACGGTTTTACATCGCTTTCCGTTACTGATAAAATTTTGGAGTTTGAAGCAGAAATGGAAATTGTAAAAATAAGTCCGGACCGAGTTCCGCAGAATAGAGTCCGCTGATTATCTTCACTGATCGAGTTGGTCCAACAGGTGACTGTGAAAATGAGATTGGAATAGTATTTGGTCAGGTCTTCAACGGAATCGTAATTCTTCTGGGATTTGGCCGAATACTGGTTTTCCCACATTTCGGAAACATTCACCAAGACGTGATCGTAGCGGCGTATGTCGTCCTTGCGCCCGCGAACTTCACAAACGCCTGCACTCGATACAATTGCCAGCGGGCATTCGAGTTTACACTTCGGGTCCGGCGGAGCCAATGAGATGTTTGTGATTGTTGGCGGCGTTGGTTCATTGGCCACAACATTTGCGTAAACTGGGTCGAGAATTAGGATCTGACGATCCAATATGCCCGAGCGGTTGTAAGCACACATCATGTCCGGAGCATCCTTCCTATCGATTATAGTTTTCTGTTTGGGAGGTTGAACTTCACCAATTGATAGCTGGAAGGATGATTCCCCGGCTGCGAGCTTAATTAATTCGAAGACAACTGCTCCTCCGTCGGAAGATTTGATAACCGTCCAACGAGTTCCGTCTGCATGTAGAAACGGAAACTGCCGGGTGACCTCCATCCGCAAGTCCACTTGGGAGATGTCTGTGAATACCGCCCCCGACATTTTGGCAAGCACTGAGGTGATAACGCTTCCTTCTTTAGTTTACATAACAATAAGGCGGCTACCGCTGTCCACTTTCACCGAGCGTCTTGCGAAGTAAGGATCCGAGGGATTTTAAGTGATGAAAATGTCTGCAAAAAAGGGCATTGAGTTACTAAAGTCTGTCTTCGAAGAAGTGG includes:
- the LOC119649355 gene encoding uncharacterized protein LOC119649355, with the translated sequence MSGAVFTDISQVDLRMEVTRQFPFLHADGTRWTVIKSSDGGAVVFELIKLAAGESSFQLSIGEVQPPKQKTIIDRKDAPDMMCAYNRSGILDRQILILDPVYANVVANEPTPPTITNISLAPPDPKCKLECPLAIVSSAGVCEVRGRKDDIRRYDHVLVNVSEMWENQYSAKSQKNYDSVEDLTKYYSNLIFTVTCWTNSISEDNQRTLFCGTRSGLIFTISISASNSKILSVTESDVKPLNFLKYFSFGDQNENEFLFSASIAGVCKVFRRVGVSELKEVATLWGVKDKMAFHCVEVHYDKDNNQIVAVASKGSHFLAFILTPQGELLQKATHYIGNLVITGIQQLEGSQFIISTINSHTMLVTINTASTPIQIESNEIKNDLDSKCYEVLGMVTTTNRVAWIFLQFPINLFEHAFKSPTMLTICSLNVKDALETMQLKVDSRFCEFADCAEVVRCTYLKFGLPDAPPYDIFTENTFNNKFIRQLKILAIVLAARISYFKKKQRSEDMFNTQKEINNVRKVLEVHMAYRRLSHLATLKEFTRVQKISSAYFRNKMVAFCQDDSIEWMQHVRQGFVQRLSDLLKRTEGFNQAECEQCILCDDYINLATGACKNNHQRPKCCITFLQVPLFGAIGCESCQYAAINDANLLKQVLCPDEPISCPLCDGPLTGAKTLIYFDKPN